In Pseudomonas sp. DNDY-54, a genomic segment contains:
- the bioC gene encoding malonyl-ACP O-methyltransferase BioC, protein MNNLVMAAGPRVVSDLPDKRQVAASFSRAATSYDAVAELQRAVGNTLLECLPGDLLPERWLDLGCGTGYFSRVLATRFPAGTGAALDIAEGMLRHARPQGGASAFVAGDAECLPVRDASFELIFSSLALQWCDDFAAVLREAERVLRPGGVFAFSSLCNGTLQELRTSWERVDGFAHVNRFRSIDVYRQLCAISGLRLGRLEVRPQVLHYAELRQLTYDLKALGAHNLNPGRPGGLTGRARIRALVDAYEQFRTPAGLPATYQVVYGVLHKD, encoded by the coding sequence ATGAACAACCTGGTCATGGCTGCGGGGCCAAGGGTGGTCAGCGATCTGCCCGACAAGCGTCAGGTCGCCGCCTCGTTTTCCCGTGCGGCCACCAGTTACGACGCCGTAGCCGAGTTGCAGCGAGCCGTGGGCAACACCTTGTTGGAATGCCTGCCCGGCGATCTGCTGCCTGAGCGATGGTTGGACTTGGGTTGCGGTACTGGCTATTTCTCAAGAGTCCTGGCGACCCGCTTTCCCGCTGGAACAGGCGCCGCGCTGGATATTGCCGAAGGCATGTTGCGCCACGCTCGGCCTCAGGGAGGCGCGTCAGCATTTGTGGCGGGCGACGCCGAATGTTTACCGGTACGCGATGCGTCGTTCGAGCTGATCTTTTCCAGCCTTGCGCTGCAGTGGTGCGACGATTTTGCCGCCGTGCTGAGAGAGGCTGAACGGGTACTGCGCCCCGGTGGGGTGTTTGCGTTCAGCAGTCTGTGCAATGGCACGTTGCAAGAGCTGCGCACCAGCTGGGAGCGCGTGGATGGCTTCGCCCACGTGAATCGTTTTCGCTCTATTGATGTTTACCGGCAGCTTTGCGCCATCAGTGGCCTGCGCCTGGGGCGATTGGAGGTCCGGCCACAGGTGCTGCATTACGCCGAGCTGCGCCAACTGACCTACGACCTTAAAGCCCTGGGTGCGCACAACCTCAACCCGGGCCGCCCGGGTGGGCTGACCGGCAGGGCGCGTATCCGTGCGCTGGTGGATGCGTATGAACAGTTCCGCACCCCGGCGGGACTGCCAGCCACTTATCAGGTCGTGTACGGCGTACTCCACAAGGATTGA
- a CDS encoding alpha/beta fold hydrolase, with protein sequence MPNQLILLPGWAFGPAALQPLCEALSELAPDLEVVIEPLPELADAGAWLEELDRRLPQDSWLGGWSLGGMLATQLAARRVDTCGGLITIAANPCFRARPQWPEAMATDIFDAFHEAFRLDPEETLKRFRLLCSRGGYDPRTLARQLEVSQSTSSPAVLDAGLQLLAELDGRGALHGYFGPQLHLFAGNDALVPAAASDALRRWMPGIEAELLTGASHALPLERPDDVASMIWAFIKGMVI encoded by the coding sequence ATGCCTAATCAGCTGATTTTGCTGCCCGGATGGGCGTTTGGCCCGGCTGCGTTGCAACCATTGTGCGAGGCGCTGTCGGAGCTCGCGCCGGATCTCGAGGTGGTCATCGAGCCCTTGCCTGAGCTAGCAGACGCCGGCGCCTGGCTCGAAGAGCTGGACCGTCGCCTGCCTCAAGACAGCTGGCTCGGCGGATGGTCTCTGGGTGGCATGTTGGCCACCCAGCTAGCAGCACGACGCGTTGATACGTGCGGTGGGCTGATCACCATCGCCGCCAATCCCTGCTTCCGTGCGCGTCCTCAGTGGCCCGAAGCGATGGCCACCGACATATTCGATGCCTTTCATGAGGCGTTCCGGCTGGACCCGGAGGAAACCCTCAAACGGTTCCGTTTGCTCTGCAGCCGCGGTGGCTATGATCCGCGAACTTTGGCGCGCCAGTTGGAAGTCAGTCAGTCGACATCCTCGCCTGCGGTTCTGGACGCAGGCTTGCAGCTATTGGCCGAACTGGACGGGCGCGGGGCATTGCATGGCTATTTCGGCCCTCAGCTGCACCTGTTTGCCGGTAACGATGCATTGGTCCCGGCTGCTGCCAGCGATGCGCTGCGGCGCTGGATGCCGGGCATCGAAGCCGAGCTGCTGACAGGTGCCAGCCACGCGCTGCCACTCGAACGTCCCGATGATGTTGCGTCAATGATATGGGCATTTATCAAGGGCATGGTGATATGA
- the bioF gene encoding 8-amino-7-oxononanoate synthase, translating into MSFDLKTRLAERRAAHLYRQRPLLETPQRPEVMVDGEALLAFCSNDYLGLASHPEVIRAMQLGAERWGVGGGASHLVMGHSTPHHQLEEALADFTGRPRALLFSTGYMANLAAVTALVRQGDTVLEDRINHASLLDAGLLSGARFSRYLHNDAQSLAKRLEKATGNTLVVTDGVFSMDGDLAHLPVLCATAKARNAWVMVDDAHGFGPLGRTGAGIVEHFGLGVDDVQVLVGTLGKAFGTAGAFVAGSEELIETLIQFARPYIYTTSQPPAVACATLKSLELLRSEGWRREHLNRLIARFRQGAAEIGLTLMNSPTPIQPILVGSSERALKLSAALRARGILVGAIRPPTVPAGSARLRVTFSASHSEAQVERLLDILAECWNRLAEEPEADA; encoded by the coding sequence ATGTCTTTCGACCTGAAGACCCGTCTCGCCGAGCGCCGCGCTGCGCACCTCTATCGTCAACGCCCGTTGCTGGAGACTCCGCAGCGGCCTGAGGTCATGGTCGATGGCGAGGCGTTGCTGGCGTTCTGCTCGAATGATTATCTCGGGCTCGCCAGCCACCCCGAAGTAATCCGCGCCATGCAGCTGGGCGCCGAACGCTGGGGCGTCGGCGGCGGCGCTTCGCATCTGGTGATGGGGCACAGTACGCCGCATCACCAGCTCGAAGAAGCCTTGGCTGACTTTACTGGGCGGCCGCGGGCTTTGCTGTTTTCCACCGGCTACATGGCCAATCTCGCGGCTGTCACCGCGCTGGTACGGCAGGGCGATACGGTACTGGAAGACCGAATCAATCACGCCTCACTGCTGGACGCGGGGCTGCTCAGCGGCGCGCGGTTCTCCCGTTATCTGCACAACGATGCGCAAAGCCTCGCCAAGCGGCTGGAAAAGGCGACCGGTAATACCCTGGTCGTCACTGACGGGGTATTCAGTATGGATGGCGATCTCGCCCACCTGCCGGTGCTCTGCGCCACTGCTAAAGCCAGGAACGCCTGGGTGATGGTCGACGACGCTCACGGCTTTGGTCCGTTGGGGCGGACCGGCGCTGGCATCGTTGAGCATTTTGGTCTGGGTGTCGATGACGTACAGGTGTTGGTCGGCACGTTGGGCAAGGCGTTCGGTACTGCTGGCGCCTTTGTCGCGGGCAGCGAGGAATTGATCGAAACGCTGATCCAGTTCGCCCGGCCTTACATTTACACCACCAGCCAGCCACCGGCGGTCGCCTGCGCCACGCTGAAAAGTCTGGAGCTGCTGCGCAGTGAGGGCTGGCGTCGCGAACATCTGAATCGGCTGATCGCTCGCTTTCGGCAGGGCGCCGCCGAGATTGGCCTCACGCTTATGAACAGCCCGACGCCGATCCAGCCGATTCTGGTGGGCAGCAGCGAGCGGGCCTTAAAGCTGTCTGCTGCCCTTCGCGCGCGCGGAATTCTGGTTGGCGCCATCCGTCCGCCGACAGTACCGGCTGGCAGTGCGCGACTGCGCGTCACCTTCAGCGCGTCGCATAGCGAGGCGCAAGTGGAACGACTGCTGGATATCCTGGCCGAATGCTGGAATCGATTGGCCGAGGAGCCAGAAGCGGATGCCTAA
- the bioB gene encoding biotin synthase BioB, which yields MSATAASVTRHDWRLAEVKALFEQPFNDLIFQAQAVHRQHFDANRVQVSTLLSIKTGACPEDCKYCPQSGHYNTGLDKEKLMEVQKVLAAAAEAKAIGSTRFCMGAAWKHPSAKDMPYVLKMVEGVKALGLETCMTLGKLDQEQTKALAAAGLDYYNHNLDTSPEFYGNIITTRTYADRLETLSYVRESGMKICSGGILGMGESLDDRAGLLIQLANLPEHPESVPINMLVKVKGTPLADEQDVDPFDFIRMLAVARIMMPKSHVRLSAGREQMNEQMQALAFLAGANSIFYGEKLLTTGNPQADKDMLLFKRLGIQPEAREEHDDEVHQAAIEQALVEQRDSKLFYNAASA from the coding sequence ATGAGCGCCACTGCCGCTTCCGTTACCCGTCACGACTGGCGTCTCGCCGAAGTCAAGGCGCTCTTCGAGCAACCCTTCAATGACCTCATCTTTCAGGCTCAGGCCGTCCACCGCCAGCACTTCGATGCCAACCGTGTACAGGTTTCGACGCTGCTCTCGATCAAGACCGGCGCCTGCCCCGAAGACTGCAAGTACTGCCCGCAGTCGGGCCATTACAACACCGGTCTCGATAAAGAAAAGTTGATGGAAGTGCAAAAAGTGCTGGCAGCCGCGGCCGAAGCCAAAGCTATCGGCTCGACGCGCTTCTGCATGGGCGCGGCCTGGAAACATCCCTCTGCCAAGGACATGCCCTATGTGTTGAAAATGGTCGAGGGCGTGAAAGCGCTGGGCCTGGAAACCTGCATGACGCTTGGCAAGCTGGATCAGGAACAGACCAAGGCCCTGGCGGCTGCAGGCCTCGATTACTACAACCACAACCTCGACACCTCGCCGGAGTTCTACGGCAACATCATCACCACCCGCACCTACGCCGATCGTCTCGAGACGCTGAGCTACGTGCGTGAGTCCGGCATGAAGATCTGCTCCGGCGGCATCCTCGGGATGGGCGAATCGCTGGACGACCGCGCCGGGCTGCTGATCCAACTGGCCAATCTGCCCGAGCACCCGGAATCGGTGCCGATTAACATGCTGGTCAAGGTCAAAGGCACGCCGCTGGCCGACGAGCAGGACGTCGATCCCTTCGATTTCATCCGCATGCTCGCCGTGGCGAGGATCATGATGCCGAAATCCCACGTGCGGCTATCCGCCGGGCGCGAGCAGATGAACGAGCAGATGCAGGCGTTGGCCTTCCTCGCCGGCGCCAACTCGATCTTCTACGGCGAGAAACTGCTGACCACCGGGAACCCGCAGGCTGACAAGGATATGCTGCTGTTCAAACGCCTGGGCATCCAGCCCGAAGCGCGCGAGGAGCACGACGACGAAGTGCACCAGGCCGCCATTGAGCAGGCACTGGTCGAGCAGCGGGACAGCAAGCTGTTCTATAACGCCGCCTCGGCCTGA
- a CDS encoding ComF family protein produces the protein MVYDWLKIEHYCALCDERCETEQSLCGPCEAELPWLRGQCSICALPLPTTGLACGQCLKRPPAFEHVAVPWCFAFPVDTLITRFKHRSHWPFGRLLAEHLARHIRHQFDEGLQRPDMLVPVPLANKRLRQRGFNQAHMLANWLSPPLNIQVRAELLQRIQDTQSQQELDAADRHRNLRHAFAVTDESQVHGRHVALIDDVLTTGATAEALARLLKRAGAVRVDIYCLARTPKPGG, from the coding sequence ATGGTTTACGACTGGTTAAAAATTGAACATTACTGTGCGCTTTGTGATGAGCGCTGCGAAACTGAGCAGTCGTTGTGTGGGCCCTGCGAGGCCGAACTGCCTTGGCTCCGCGGACAATGTTCGATCTGCGCTCTGCCGCTTCCCACGACCGGCCTGGCATGCGGTCAGTGCCTGAAACGCCCACCGGCGTTCGAGCACGTCGCCGTGCCCTGGTGTTTCGCCTTTCCGGTGGACACCTTGATTACCCGCTTCAAGCATCGGTCGCACTGGCCGTTCGGTCGGTTGTTGGCCGAGCATCTAGCGCGCCATATCCGACATCAATTCGACGAGGGCCTGCAGCGCCCCGATATGCTGGTACCCGTACCGCTGGCTAACAAGCGACTGCGTCAACGTGGCTTCAACCAGGCGCATATGCTCGCCAACTGGTTAAGCCCGCCACTGAACATCCAGGTCCGGGCCGAGCTGTTGCAGCGCATACAAGACACCCAATCACAACAGGAGCTGGATGCCGCCGACCGCCACCGCAACCTTCGCCACGCCTTCGCAGTGACCGATGAATCGCAGGTTCACGGCCGTCACGTGGCACTCATAGACGATGTATTGACCACCGGCGCCACCGCTGAGGCACTGGCGCGGCTGCTGAAACGCGCGGGCGCCGTGCGGGTCGATATCTATTGCCTGGCGCGTACGCCAAAGCCGGGCGGCTAG
- a CDS encoding serine/threonine protein kinase, whose product MSHPFDTLTPDLVLDAVESAGFISDARVLALNSYENRVYQVGIEDETPIVAKFYRPGRWSNEAILEEHQFTQELADREIPVVAPFERDGQTLFEHSGFRFALFPRRGGRAPEPGNLDQLYRLGQLLGRMHAVSASRPFEHRETLNAQHFGHESLATLLDGNFIPKSLLPAYESVARDLLKRVDDVFASTDFQPIRLHGDCHPGNILARDDAFHLVDLDDCRMGPSVQDIWMMLAGERHERLGQLSELVDGYNEFHDFVPRELPLIEALRALRLMHYSAWLARRWDDPAFPMSFPWFGTERYWGDQVLILREQMSALQEEPLKLF is encoded by the coding sequence ATGAGCCACCCCTTCGACACACTCACGCCTGATCTTGTGCTCGATGCGGTGGAAAGCGCCGGCTTCATTAGCGATGCTCGCGTATTGGCGTTGAACAGCTACGAAAACCGGGTCTACCAGGTCGGCATCGAGGACGAGACGCCGATCGTGGCGAAGTTCTATCGGCCCGGTCGCTGGAGCAACGAAGCGATCCTCGAGGAGCATCAGTTCACTCAGGAGCTGGCTGATCGCGAGATCCCGGTCGTTGCGCCATTCGAACGTGACGGCCAGACGCTGTTCGAACACAGCGGTTTCCGCTTCGCGCTCTTCCCCCGACGTGGCGGCCGCGCACCGGAGCCAGGCAATCTCGACCAGCTCTATCGGCTCGGTCAGCTGTTGGGCCGCATGCACGCGGTGAGCGCCAGCCGGCCGTTCGAGCATCGCGAAACACTCAATGCGCAGCACTTTGGCCATGAATCGCTGGCGACTTTGCTGGACGGCAATTTCATCCCCAAGAGCCTGTTACCGGCGTACGAATCAGTCGCGCGCGATCTGTTGAAACGCGTGGACGATGTGTTCGCCAGCACGGACTTCCAGCCGATCCGCCTGCATGGCGACTGCCATCCCGGCAACATTCTGGCTCGTGACGATGCGTTCCACCTGGTCGATCTGGACGATTGCCGGATGGGGCCGTCCGTGCAGGACATCTGGATGATGCTCGCTGGCGAACGCCACGAGCGGCTCGGACAGCTGTCCGAGCTGGTGGATGGATACAACGAGTTTCACGACTTTGTCCCACGCGAACTGCCGCTCATCGAAGCCCTGCGCGCCCTGCGCCTGATGCATTACAGCGCCTGGCTGGCGCGCCGCTGGGACGACCCGGCTTTCCCCATGAGCTTCCCGTGGTTTGGCACTGAACGCTATTGGGGCGATCAGGTACTGATCCTGCGCGAACAGATGTCGGCGCTACAGGAAGAACCGCTGAAGCTTTTTTAG
- a CDS encoding 23S rRNA (adenine(2030)-N(6))-methyltransferase RlmJ — MNYRHAFHAGNHADVFKHLVLSRLFAMLARKEAPFAYLDSHAGVGLYDLAGDQASRTGEWLQGIARLWPADDIPAMAENYLNVIRALNPDGALRYYPGSPELARQLTRPQDRLQLNEKHPEDGRLLKDNMSGDRRVAVHLGEGWHVPRALMPTHEKRVVLLVDPPFEKADELSRCVQALSEALGRMRQTIGVIWYPIKDERQLKRFYQDLSRSGAPKLLRAELFVHPTDDALRLNGSGLAISNPPWGLEQELRELLPWLAKLLGQSDGGWRLDWLIEEA, encoded by the coding sequence ATGAACTACCGCCACGCTTTTCACGCCGGCAATCACGCCGACGTTTTCAAACACCTCGTCTTGTCCCGGCTGTTCGCCATGCTTGCGCGCAAAGAGGCGCCGTTTGCGTACCTCGACAGTCACGCGGGCGTGGGTCTGTATGACCTGGCGGGCGATCAGGCCAGCCGTACCGGCGAATGGTTGCAAGGCATTGCGCGCCTGTGGCCGGCCGACGACATCCCGGCAATGGCCGAGAACTACCTGAACGTGATCCGCGCACTCAACCCCGACGGTGCACTGCGTTATTACCCCGGCTCTCCGGAGCTGGCGCGGCAGCTGACTCGCCCGCAGGATCGCTTGCAGCTCAATGAGAAGCACCCTGAAGACGGCCGCCTGCTTAAAGACAACATGTCCGGTGACCGCCGTGTCGCGGTGCACCTGGGCGAGGGCTGGCACGTGCCGCGTGCCTTGATGCCTACTCATGAAAAACGCGTGGTGCTGCTGGTCGACCCGCCGTTCGAAAAGGCTGACGAGCTGAGCCGGTGTGTCCAGGCGCTGAGTGAGGCGCTGGGGCGTATGCGCCAGACCATCGGCGTGATCTGGTATCCGATCAAGGATGAGCGGCAGCTCAAACGCTTCTACCAGGACCTGTCGCGCAGCGGTGCGCCAAAGCTGCTGCGAGCCGAGCTGTTCGTTCACCCTACCGATGATGCGCTGCGGCTGAACGGCTCCGGTCTCGCCATCAGCAATCCGCCGTGGGGGCTTGAGCAAGAACTGCGCGAGCTGCTGCCCTGGTTGGCCAAGCTGTTGGGTCAAAGCGACGGGGGCTGGCGGCTGGACTGGCTGATCGAGGAGGCCTGA
- a CDS encoding NAD(P)H-dependent flavin oxidoreductase, whose protein sequence is MDIRDLFPITLPVIQAPMAGSQNHQLAAAVSEAGGLGSIPAGMLNAETLDAELTAMAALTGKPYNLNFFCHQTPAENTVRTEAWLALLAPYLQERGIDAASIPTGATRKPFDTAMAEVLERHRPAIVSFHFGLPEPQLLQRVKATGAKTMSSATTLEEGRWLQAQGVDAVIAQGLEAGGHRGMFLSADIDTQIGTFALLPQLVATLDIPVIAAGGIADAAGVAAAKALGAAGVQVGTAYLLCDESRASPLHRQALQSPAAAHTVLTTLFSGRPARGIVNRLIRELGARPADVPSFPLAGNAIASLRAVTEPQGIDHFSPLWAGQNASGCQPIPAARLTKALGAGWNG, encoded by the coding sequence ATGGACATTCGAGACCTCTTCCCAATCACCCTACCCGTTATCCAGGCGCCGATGGCCGGCTCGCAAAATCATCAACTGGCCGCGGCGGTTTCCGAGGCCGGCGGGCTGGGCTCGATCCCGGCCGGCATGCTCAACGCCGAGACGCTCGACGCCGAGTTGACGGCCATGGCCGCGCTGACAGGCAAGCCCTACAACCTCAACTTCTTCTGCCACCAGACCCCGGCTGAAAACACCGTACGTACTGAAGCCTGGCTGGCGCTGCTAGCCCCGTATCTCCAAGAGCGGGGAATCGACGCCGCGAGCATCCCCACCGGCGCAACCCGCAAGCCTTTCGATACGGCGATGGCCGAGGTGCTGGAGCGGCACCGCCCGGCGATCGTCAGCTTTCATTTTGGCTTGCCCGAGCCACAGCTGCTGCAACGCGTCAAAGCGACGGGAGCCAAGACCATGTCCAGTGCCACGACCCTTGAAGAAGGACGTTGGCTGCAGGCGCAGGGTGTCGATGCAGTGATCGCGCAAGGCCTCGAAGCGGGCGGCCACCGGGGCATGTTTCTCAGCGCTGACATCGACACTCAGATTGGCACTTTCGCCTTGCTGCCCCAGCTGGTTGCCACGCTGGACATTCCGGTGATTGCTGCCGGTGGCATCGCCGACGCAGCGGGCGTCGCCGCTGCAAAAGCCCTCGGCGCGGCCGGCGTGCAGGTTGGCACTGCTTACCTGCTATGTGATGAGAGCCGCGCCAGCCCGTTGCACCGCCAAGCGCTGCAGAGTCCGGCCGCAGCGCATACGGTGCTGACGACGCTGTTCTCCGGCCGGCCGGCGCGGGGCATCGTCAATCGCCTCATTCGTGAACTGGGTGCGAGGCCCGCCGACGTGCCATCTTTCCCGCTTGCGGGCAACGCCATTGCGAGCTTGCGTGCGGTAACCGAGCCTCAAGGCATCGATCATTTCTCACCGCTCTGGGCTGGACAGAACGCCAGCGGTTGCCAACCCATTCCTGCGGCTCGACTGACGAAAGCACTGGGGGCCGGCTGGAACGGTTGA
- a CDS encoding sterol desaturase family protein produces the protein MTVLTNTLVFLATLAGMELFAWWAHKHVMHGWGWGWHKSHHEPRTGWFEKNDLYAIVFAGVAILLIALGTAGYGPLEWIGAGMTAYGALYFIAHDGLVHHRWPLRYVPRNGYLKRLYQAHRLHHAVEGKERCVSFGFLYAPPLPVLKQQLRELHDGPLRKNPGTSNPDAAKANQDAA, from the coding sequence ATGACCGTGCTCACCAATACCTTAGTTTTTCTCGCCACCCTGGCCGGCATGGAGCTGTTCGCCTGGTGGGCGCACAAGCATGTAATGCACGGCTGGGGCTGGGGCTGGCACAAGTCCCACCATGAGCCACGCACGGGCTGGTTCGAGAAAAATGATCTGTATGCGATTGTCTTTGCCGGGGTGGCGATTCTGCTGATCGCGCTGGGTACGGCCGGTTACGGCCCGCTGGAGTGGATCGGCGCTGGCATGACGGCGTATGGCGCCCTGTATTTCATCGCCCATGACGGGCTGGTTCATCATCGCTGGCCGCTGCGCTACGTGCCGCGCAACGGTTACCTCAAGCGCCTCTACCAGGCGCACCGCCTGCACCATGCGGTCGAAGGCAAGGAGCGTTGCGTGTCATTCGGTTTCCTCTATGCCCCGCCCCTGCCGGTGCTCAAGCAGCAATTGCGCGAGCTACACGACGGGCCGCTGCGCAAAAACCCGGGCACATCTAACCCGGACGCTGCCAAAGCGAATCAGGACGCGGCCTGA
- the crtB gene encoding 15-cis-phytoene synthase CrtB codes for MNDRVIDHSTQAINVGSKSFAAAAKLFDERTRQSAVMLYAWCRHCDDVIDGQTLGHGQVEGDRSTGEARLAELVDLTERAYAGEPMSDPAFAAFQQVVQRHQIPKRYPLEHLAGFRMDVQDYRYQTLDDTLLYCYRVAGVVGLMMARVMGAEAEPTLDRACDLGLAFQLTNIARDIVEDAQIGRIYLPADWLAEVGIPEREVALPQHRAALATLATRLVNLAEPYYQSASQGLRDLPLRSAWSIATAHGVYRQIGVEVKARGASAWDTRVSTSKGQKLQFLLGGGVLALASRWMQIRPRPDSLWQRPG; via the coding sequence ATGAACGACCGGGTAATTGATCACTCGACTCAGGCAATCAACGTCGGCTCCAAGAGTTTCGCGGCGGCGGCGAAGCTGTTCGACGAGCGCACCCGCCAGAGCGCGGTGATGCTCTATGCCTGGTGCCGTCACTGCGACGACGTCATCGACGGGCAGACCCTGGGTCATGGTCAGGTCGAGGGTGATCGCTCCACCGGCGAGGCGCGACTGGCCGAGCTGGTTGATCTCACTGAGCGCGCCTATGCCGGCGAGCCGATGAGCGATCCGGCCTTCGCTGCGTTTCAGCAGGTGGTTCAGCGTCATCAGATCCCCAAGCGATACCCGCTGGAGCATCTCGCCGGTTTTCGCATGGATGTGCAGGACTACCGCTACCAGACCCTCGACGACACGCTGCTCTACTGCTATCGCGTCGCCGGCGTGGTGGGCCTGATGATGGCGCGAGTGATGGGCGCGGAAGCGGAACCGACGCTGGATCGCGCCTGTGATCTGGGGCTGGCGTTTCAACTGACCAATATCGCGCGCGATATCGTCGAGGATGCCCAGATCGGGCGCATCTACCTGCCGGCTGACTGGCTGGCCGAGGTGGGTATTCCAGAACGCGAGGTCGCGCTGCCACAGCATCGTGCTGCATTGGCGACCCTGGCGACGCGTTTGGTGAATCTGGCCGAGCCGTATTACCAGTCGGCCTCTCAGGGGCTGCGTGACTTGCCGCTGCGCTCAGCTTGGTCCATTGCCACTGCCCATGGCGTCTACCGGCAGATTGGCGTCGAAGTGAAAGCGCGCGGCGCGAGCGCTTGGGATACGCGCGTCTCGACCAGCAAGGGGCAAAAACTACAGTTTCTGCTGGGTGGCGGGGTGTTGGCGCTCGCGTCTCGGTGGATGCAGATCAGGCCGCGTCCTGATTCGCTTTGGCAGCGTCCGGGTTAG
- a CDS encoding phytoene desaturase, whose translation MNEATGGTPKRAVVIGAGFGGLALAIRLQRSGVQTTLLEKRDKPGGRAYVYHDQGFTFDAGPTVITDPPALEELFSGAGKRMADYVELLPVSPFYRLCWEDGYSFDYVNDQVELDRQIHALNPADVAGYQRFLAYSRAVYEEGYVQLGTVPFLSFRSMIGVAPQLAKLQAWRNVYSMVAKFVENDRLRQALSFHSLLVGGNPFDTSSIYALIHALERQGGVWFPRGGTGALVQGMVRLFQDLGGKLELNAEVARIELADGRAKAVITGDGRRFDTDAVASNADVVNTYKQLLGHEARGRDEAKRLSGMRFSMSLFVIHFGLKRRHEHLQHHTVCFGPRYRELIDEIFKRETLADDFSLYLHAPCVTDPSLAPEGCASHYVLAPVPHLGTADIDWAVEGPKYRDRIFEYLERHYIPGLRGDLVTHRIFTPHDFRDELNAHLGSAFSLEPILTQSAWFRPHNRDDVIPNLYIVGAGTHPGAGVPGVVGSAKATAGLMLEDFMLKEQTG comes from the coding sequence ATGAACGAGGCAACAGGCGGGACGCCCAAGCGGGCCGTGGTGATTGGCGCCGGTTTCGGCGGGTTGGCGCTGGCGATTCGCCTGCAGCGCAGCGGTGTGCAGACCACGCTGTTGGAAAAGCGCGACAAGCCGGGGGGGCGCGCCTATGTCTATCACGACCAGGGCTTTACCTTTGATGCCGGCCCGACGGTCATCACCGATCCGCCGGCGCTTGAAGAACTCTTCAGCGGCGCCGGCAAGCGCATGGCCGACTACGTTGAATTGTTGCCGGTCAGCCCCTTCTATCGGCTGTGCTGGGAAGACGGTTACAGCTTCGATTACGTCAACGATCAGGTCGAGCTGGACCGGCAGATCCATGCCCTGAACCCAGCGGATGTCGCCGGTTATCAGCGATTTCTCGCCTACTCCCGCGCGGTCTACGAAGAGGGCTACGTCCAGCTCGGCACGGTGCCCTTCCTATCATTTCGCAGCATGATCGGCGTCGCCCCGCAGCTGGCCAAGCTGCAAGCCTGGCGCAACGTGTACAGCATGGTGGCCAAGTTTGTGGAGAACGACCGGCTGCGCCAGGCGTTGTCCTTCCATTCGCTGCTTGTCGGCGGCAACCCGTTCGATACCTCATCGATCTATGCGCTGATCCACGCGTTGGAGCGCCAGGGCGGTGTCTGGTTTCCGCGCGGCGGCACCGGTGCGCTGGTGCAGGGAATGGTCAGGCTGTTCCAGGATCTCGGCGGCAAGCTGGAGCTCAATGCCGAGGTGGCGCGGATCGAGCTGGCGGATGGCCGAGCGAAGGCCGTGATCACGGGTGATGGTCGTCGCTTCGATACCGATGCGGTCGCCTCCAACGCCGATGTCGTCAACACCTACAAGCAGTTGCTCGGGCATGAGGCGCGCGGCCGCGATGAAGCTAAACGGCTCTCCGGCATGCGCTTCTCCATGTCCTTGTTCGTCATTCACTTCGGCCTCAAGCGCCGTCATGAGCATCTGCAACACCACACGGTGTGCTTCGGTCCGCGCTACCGCGAACTGATCGACGAGATCTTCAAGCGCGAAACCCTGGCTGACGATTTCTCTCTTTATCTGCACGCGCCCTGCGTCACCGATCCCTCGCTGGCGCCGGAAGGTTGTGCCAGCCACTACGTGCTGGCGCCGGTGCCGCATCTGGGCACGGCGGATATCGACTGGGCGGTGGAGGGGCCGAAATACCGCGACCGCATTTTCGAGTACCTCGAGCGGCACTACATCCCGGGGCTGCGCGGCGATCTGGTCACCCATCGGATCTTCACGCCGCACGATTTCCGCGACGAGCTCAATGCGCATCTGGGGTCGGCGTTTTCGCTGGAGCCGATTCTTACCCAGAGCGCCTGGTTCCGCCCGCACAACCGTGATGACGTTATTCCCAACCTCTATATCGTCGGCGCCGGCACCCATCCTGGCGCAGGCGTGCCAGGTGTCGTCGGTTCGGCCAAGGCCACAGCCGGATTGATGCTGGAGGACTTCATGTTGAAGGAGCAGACCGGATGA